GCTCTGGTAGTCCTCGCGTACAACGAAGGCAACTTCTGCTTTTTTGTTTTCTTCCATGGCATATGAGCCTATGGCCACTATCTCTTTATGCCCGCCTCTTTGCACCAATCCAATAATGGACATATTTTTTCGGTAGTCAACACTGGCCCACTGTTTCTGAAGGATTTCGTGTGAAAACAATTTCATTTTATAAAAAAATCTGAAATAAATCGTTCTTTCCTGCAACGAGTAGAAGAAATTTCTAAAACCGAATTCATCCGAAGGCAAAATTGGTCTGAATTCAACCGTTTTTCCGCTTTTTAATGTCAGAACACTCTTATATTCTTCAAGAAACATAAGATCGTCTTCAGATGGCGGAAGTTGATCGGAAAAAATGTAGCGATGCTTTTTAGCCGCTTCTATCAGTTTTTTACGAAATTTTGGGTGGGCGATCTGGGCCAGCTCCATCACCCGCTGGTATATCCCTTTGCCTTGAAGTTCCGCTATGCCGTACTCTGTGATAACATAATTCACATCGGCTCTGGTAGTGGCCACACCGGCCCCTTCGCTCAGATGGGATACAATACGGGATATGGTTCCATTTTTAGCGGTGGATGGAAGAGCGATGATGGAAAACCCCCCTTTGGACATTGCGCTTCCACGTAAAAAATCGACCTGGTCTCCGATTCCGCTGTAAAATGTGTACCCCATGGAATCTGTACAAACCTGGCCGGTCAGGTCGACTTCCAGTGCCGAGCTGATGGAAATCAGGTTATCGTTACGCGCAATAACCGTCGGGTCGTTCACATATTCCGACGAACGGAAATAGAACATCGGGTTATTATCCACATAACGGTAAATTTTTTCCGACCCCATGCACAATGAGGCGACCACCCGTCCGGGAATAAGGGATTTTTTCTTATTGGTAATCACATTTTTTTCAAACAGAGGAAGAAAGGCATCGGTAATCAGCTGGGTATGTATCCCCAGATCTTTTTTGTTGTTCAGGTGTTTCAATATGGCATTGGGCAAACTGCCGAATCCGATCTGCAGCGTGGCCCCGTCACTCACCAGTTGGTTGATGTAAAACCCGATTCTGGCAGCAATTTCGTTGTCTTTTATTGTAGGCAGCGCTTCCACCAGCGCTTCTTCATGTTGTACCAGGTAGTCTATATCGTCCACATGAACGAAACTGTCTCCCCCTGTCCGAGGCATCATCGGGTTTACCTGGGCGATCACTATTTTTGAGTTTTCCATCCCCGATCTGGTGATATCAACCGACACCCCCAGGCTGCAATATCCGAATTTGTCAGGAGGACTTACCTGTATCAGCGCAACATCAAGTCCGATAGTCTGGCTGGCAAACATCCTGGGTATTTGGGAAAGATAAGTCGGTATATAATCAATTTTACCTTCAAAAGCCGCTTTACGCATGCGGCTGCTGATAAAAAAAAGTTTGAGGAAAAACCGTTTGAAAAAAAATTCATCTTCGGTATAGTCGGCAAGTGTGGACGAAAGCATTTGATAGAGCATGATATCCTGCAGGTTCTCGTCTTTTACCATGGCCCTGATTAAATGCTGAGGTTCCCCGCATCCGGTACCGATAAAAACGCGGTTGCCTCTTTTGATTTTAGAAACGGCTTCTTCGGCATTCACCAGTTTATCCGGGCAATATTTACTCAATTGCATTTATTTTCTCCCTTGTCTTTTTTTGAAATTTTGCTGATTACTATTTCAACCTAAATCATAAATTTAGTCAAGAAAGCAATCACTCAAAACCATAGGGTCGGTGAAAGTGGTAAAATTTTAAACCAAATCCGATTTATGTTTGACCTGGCTGAAATTGATTGATATTTCTTTTTAAACGTTGACCGGGAAAAATAAGAAAAGGAGGACAATATGGCTAAAATAGGTGTATTACTTTCGGGTTGCGGGGTAAATGACGGCAGCGAAATTCACGAAGCTGTCATTACATTGCTTAACCTGGACAGGGCTGGAGCTGAAACGGTCTGTATGGCACCTGATGTGGATCAGTTGGATGTGGTTAACCACTTAACGGGTGAACCAACCGGCGAAAAAAGAAATGTGCTGGTTGAATCGGCCAGAATTGCCAGGGGTAACATTACAGATGTTGGCAATGTGAAGGCGGCGGATATAGACGGCCTCATCATTCCGGGGGGATTCGGTGCCGCTAAGAACTTAAGCAATTTTGCCGTTAAAGGAAAAGACGCCGATGTCAATCAAGAGGTTAAACGGCTTTTAAATGAAATGGTTTCCGCCGGCAAACCGGTAGGCGCTATTTGTATTGCTCCGGCAACATTGACCAAGGCACTGGAAGACCAAAATCCTGAAGTCACCATCGGTAATGATATCTCCACGGCAGGGGCAATCGAGGCGATGGGTGGAAAACATAAGGAATGCACTGTGGACATGATCCACGTGGACAGCAAGAATAAGCTGGTGTCCACCCCGGCTTACATGCTTGGGCCAGGCATAAAGGATGTGGCTGCCGGAATAGAAAAACTGGTAACCAAGGTTTTAGAACTGGTTTAAAAAGCGAAAATATTCTCTTGACATTGCTATTTTGATCAATATATTTAGCCTTCTTTTTTGATGCTGAGAGACCTTTAATAATTTCAGCCGCGCAAACCTGCCACGGCAGGGGGTTGAGTTCTGCTAACACGGGGTGAGAGAATTACATCCCGGCGTTTTGGGGAACAAAAAAGTGATCGTTGAGCAAGGGTCTCGCCGATTTGGAAATCCCTCATCTGTTATTATTCGCCAGGTGAGGGATTTTTTGTAATATTTTATCAAACATCAGATTTAAATTTCAAAAAATGCTCGGTTGGACATATTGTCCAACAGGCTGAATGCAGACCATCAGACAGGAAAAAGCGTTATGAAAAACGACATACAAAAAGTTAGAAACATCGGTATAAGCGCACATATCGATTCAGGAAAAACAACCCTGACGGAACGGATTCTTTTTTATACCAAAAGAATTCATGCCATTCACGATGTGAAGGGGAAAGACGGGGTCGGTGCCACCATGGATTCCATGGAGCTTGAAAAAGAAAGGGGCATCACCATTGCATCTGCAGCCACCTTTTGCGAGTGGCAGGGGCACGAAATTAATATCATTGACACGCCCGGCCATGTTGATTTTACCATTGAAGTTGAGAGATCCTTGCGTGTGCTTGATGGCGCAATACTGGTCCTGTGCAGTGTGGGTGGTGTCCAGTCCCAGTCCATTACAGTTGACCAGCAAATGAAAAGGTATAAAGTGCCGTGCCTTGCATTTATCAATAAGTGTGACCGAAGCGGAGCAAATCCTTGGCGAGTGATCAAGCAACTTAAAGAGAAACTGGGCCATAATGCCGTGGCCATGCAACTGCCGGTGGGTCTTGAAGCCGATTTAAAAGGAATTATTGACCTGGTTAAAATGAAGGCCATCTATTTTGACGGTGATAATGGTGAGAATGTTCGCATTGAAGAAATACCGGATCACCTGATGAATGAAGCACTTGAAAAAAGGGAAGAACTGATTGATGCAGCGTCCATGTTTTCAGATGAACTGATGGAAGCCGCACTTGAAGATCGAGTCACTGAACCTCTGTTAATATCTGCCGTACGAAGCGGCACCCTTGCACGGGAATTAACTCCGGTTTTTATGGGATCGGCTTACAAAAACAAAGGGATCCAACCGCTCCTTGATGCGGTAGCCAACCTCCTGCCGAGTCCACCCGATGTTGACAACGAAGCCCTTGACATGGAGGATAATGAAAAGCCGGTTATCCTTTCCGACAGTCCTGATGACAATTTGGTTGCATTTGCATTCAAGCTCGAAGACGGGCAATACGGTCAGCTCACTTACATACGGGTATATCAAGGAACCCTGGTCAAGGGTATGACCATGGTTAACGTTCGGGATGGGAAAAAGGTCAAAGTCGGCCGGGTGGCCAGGATGCATGCCGATCAGATGGAAGATATCGATAAGATTGAAGCAGGATATATCGGCGCCCTTTTCGGCATCGAATGTGCGTCCGGCGATACCTTTGCTTCACCGGGGGTGAGCCTAACCATGACATCCATGTTTGTACCGGAACCGGTGATCTCTCTTGCGATTATTCCTCAAGACAACAAATCTCAGATTAACATGTCCAAGGCCCTTGGGCGGTTCACCAGGGAGGATCCCACCTTTAGGACCCATGTCAGTGATGAAACCAATGAAACCATCATCGAAGGAATGGGAGAACTTCATCTGGAAGTTTATGTTGAAAGGATGCGTCGGGAATATGCTGCAGAAGTTTCCACAGGAAAACCCCGTGTGGCTTATAGAGAAACCATCACGCGAAAGGCCGAATTCAATTATACTCACAAGAAGCAAACCGGTGGTGCCGGGCAGTTTGGCCGTGTGGCCGGTTATATTGAGCCTGTGGCGGAAGAGGATTTCCTGTTTGAAAATAAAATTACCGGCGGTGCCATTCCGACCCAGTTCATCGGTTCATGCGAAAAAGGTTTTAAACAATCACTTGCCAAAGGGCCTAAAATGGGCTTCCCGGTCACGGGCATTAAGGTTGTTATTAATGACGGCGCCTCCCATGCGGTTGATTCTTCTGAAATGGCCTTTCAGGCGGCGGCTCGCGGAGCATTTAAAGAAGGATATGCCAAAGCAGGCCCGGTCATCCATGAGCCCATTATGAAAGTCGTTGTCGAGACTCCCACGGAATTTCAGGGTGCAGTCATGGGTTCTTTGAATCAGCGCCGGGGAATGATAGTCGGTGCGCAGGATGAAGGCCCCATGTGCAGCGTCGAAGCCCGTATTCCGCTTGCTGAAATGTTCGGCTATTCAACTGTGCTAAGGTCACTGACACAAGGCAAGGCACAGTTCACCATGGAGTTCAATACCTATAAGCGGGTGCCGCAGCAGATCATGGAAGAACTTGTGGAAAAGGCCAGGGAAGAAAAAAAGAATGTTGCGTAAATCTATTCGCAATACCCAAGTCTCATCACAGACAAATAACAATTTTGGCAGTACCCGGGCAAAGATCTTTCACCTTAAAGAAAGGAGTCTCAGCATGCTGAAAAATGATCTGATATTACGAAACCCTTTAAGACTCATGGGATTTAAAGCCGAAGAGATCCTGACCACTGGCGGATTCGGTGCGGTACTGGCACGTGCCGGCGTGGGGAAAACATCCTTTTTGGTACAACTTTCTTTAAACTCCCTGCTTAAAAACAAAAATGTTCTTCATATAAGCCTGAACGATCCGGTAAATAAGGTTAATTTATGGTACAGAGAAGTTTTAACCCGTATTGCCGAACAGTCCGATATTCAGCAGACAGACCGGCTGATCGAAACCATTCTGCCTCACCGTTTTATCATGACCTTTAGGGTCGAAGGTTTCAGTGTTCCCAAACTGGAAGAAAGGTTGTCAGATCTTACCGAGCAGGATATTTTTTCTCCGCAGATGCTTATAATAGACGGGCTTCCCTTTGACGATTCTAGTTGCGAATTGCTGACACAGCTTAAAAACATGGCACAGAAAAAATCATTGTATGTATGGTTCACCATGCAAACCCATCGAGATGAGGCAATGGAACCGGGCGGTATCCCCGCGCGCCTGATTCAAGTGGCTGATCTTTTTGAGGTGGTCGTTCAACTCCAGCCGAAGGGAAAAGAAATACATGTTAAGGCACTAAAAGGAGAAGCGGCGGATTCCAACTATCCGTCTTTACTGCTAGATCCTGCTACCATGCTGATAAAGGATCAATCCGGCAAGTGAGCCCGTTTCAGCGGAACCTGGGGACGACAAGCAGTTGCACAGATGTGTTGCCTGTTCCATACGCATAATTTGAAGGTTATTTTCATTGATTCTTTTGAGAAATCTCTTCATCCTGTCATACCATAAATGTTTCATTTAACCATTCCAGGAAGTGTGTCAATAGCCACCAACCTGTTTCTACCTTGCGCTTTTGCCTTATATAGCGCGTAATCCGCAGCCTCTACCAGGTCAGTGGAAGATTGTTTTAATTCAGGGTTGAATGCAGTAATGCCCACGCTCACCGTACAATGAAAACTGGACGAATTGTATTGAAAAATTCGATGTGCCACCATCTTCCTGAATCTTTCGCTGACCTTCTCCGCTCCATTGGTGTCGGTATTTGACATGATTACGGTAAACTCTTCGCCACCGTAACGACAGCACAAATCACTTTCGCGAACACATTTTTTAAGCATCCCGGCGATTTCGGAAAGTGTCATGTCGCCGGCCAGGTGGCCATAGGTATCATTGATGTTCTTGAAATAATCGAGATCTATCATGCAGAGCACCAGGTCAATTTGATACCTTTCAGCCCTGGATATTTCCTTTTCAATGACCTCATTGAAGTAACGGCGATTATAAAGCCCGGTTAATTCATCCCGGATGGACATGGTGGTTAACTTTTGCTGGGCATTTTTGATTTCTCTCTTAAGACGCGCTTTTTCCAGAGTGTTGGTAAGGATGCGCAACAGAGATCCCTCACCAATTCTGTTCTTGGGCAAATAATCATAGGCTCCGGCCTGGATCACCTGTTTGGCAATCATTTCATCGCCCTGACCGGTAATGACCACCGCAGGTATTTCCAAACCTGACTTTTCCATTCGGTTTAGAAAATCAAGGCCGTTTCCATCGGAAAGCAGGTAATCTAAGAGTATGAGATCAAAATGGTTCTGTTTCAATACATTCAAGGCGTCTGCAATGCTGTTTGATCGGGTGAGGCTGATCTGCGGATAGTCGGATAAAACCGCATTTAGCATTTCGAAATCATCATCCGAGTCTTCCAGTGAAAGGATGGTTATCTTCTGGTCGATATTGACCGTAGAAGTTTTGTCAAGGTGCTGGCCGATCTCATCGTGGCGTATGGTCTGGATCTTTTTAACCACATCGGCAATTTTTTCACCGGCTTCCTTTACCGATGCGATGTGCTGGGCCAACTTGCCCGGCCTTTCCTTGTCTATCTCAATCAAATCAATGCCGCCCAAAAGAGCCGTCAGCGGCTGATTTAACTCATGGGCCTTCGCCCCCGCCATCTGTAGTAAAACCTTTATGCGTTCTTCCTCGATAAGGGTATTTTGTTGATTTTTTATTTTCAGATTTGTTTTTTTCAGCTCCTTAACCGTCTGTTTGAGCTTGGCGTTGGCAATTTCTAAAATTTCTTTTTTTTGGTACAATACAGGCATGAGACCGATTTTACTTTTTAGAATTTTCTGCATCAATCGACTGGAAAATATAGCATCCATGAGTTGTCCCTTAACCCTTGAAAAAATGCTTTTTCGCTGTTTGTTTATGACATTTGTAATAGGATGGTTCATTATATTTTCATCATGCAGTGGTTAACATACTAAGACAGATGGATCGTTATGCAAAAATATTGATAATTCCGTTATTTAGATAAAATTAGCAATTTACATGCCAAATGAAACGATTTTTCGATTAAATTATAACTATTTGTTTTATTTAAAAATTTTAGTAAAATCATTTTTTCAATAACTAACGGGAATTGAAAATCGGAGAGCATTATGCCGAAAATTGTAATTTTGACGTCAAAATAGTGACACCAATTGCTGATGTTCTTTTATTACTTTTCCTTTTGGCTTTCTATACTGTTTACCATAAATACTTTCTGTTGAAAGCACGAATTTGCCTTGATTTGCCGGGGCTTATGGTTTAAAAAAGGAGTGCATTGAAAGGCTGCTGGAAATCGGCCGGATAGATCCGGATAAACTCGAACATCTCAATTCTATTATTTTTGTCTAGCAGGGTGTTGGTAAGAGTAATT
The sequence above is drawn from the Thermodesulfobacteriota bacterium genome and encodes:
- a CDS encoding GNAT family N-acetyltransferase; amino-acid sequence: MQLSKYCPDKLVNAEEAVSKIKRGNRVFIGTGCGEPQHLIRAMVKDENLQDIMLYQMLSSTLADYTEDEFFFKRFFLKLFFISSRMRKAAFEGKIDYIPTYLSQIPRMFASQTIGLDVALIQVSPPDKFGYCSLGVSVDITRSGMENSKIVIAQVNPMMPRTGGDSFVHVDDIDYLVQHEEALVEALPTIKDNEIAARIGFYINQLVSDGATLQIGFGSLPNAILKHLNNKKDLGIHTQLITDAFLPLFEKNVITNKKKSLIPGRVVASLCMGSEKIYRYVDNNPMFYFRSSEYVNDPTVIARNDNLISISSALEVDLTGQVCTDSMGYTFYSGIGDQVDFLRGSAMSKGGFSIIALPSTAKNGTISRIVSHLSEGAGVATTRADVNYVITEYGIAELQGKGIYQRVMELAQIAHPKFRKKLIEAAKKHRYIFSDQLPPSEDDLMFLEEYKSVLTLKSGKTVEFRPILPSDEFGFRNFFYSLQERTIYFRFFYKMKLFSHEILQKQWASVDYRKNMSIIGLVQRGGHKEIVAIGSYAMEENKKAEVAFVVREDYQSMGICSYLLELLEKIAKKNGYTGFSATVLRENASMIHVFKKRYPDLKISMLGGNNVGIHMDFNDSESGQDEK
- the elbB gene encoding isoprenoid biosynthesis glyoxalase ElbB, which codes for MAKIGVLLSGCGVNDGSEIHEAVITLLNLDRAGAETVCMAPDVDQLDVVNHLTGEPTGEKRNVLVESARIARGNITDVGNVKAADIDGLIIPGGFGAAKNLSNFAVKGKDADVNQEVKRLLNEMVSAGKPVGAICIAPATLTKALEDQNPEVTIGNDISTAGAIEAMGGKHKECTVDMIHVDSKNKLVSTPAYMLGPGIKDVAAGIEKLVTKVLELV
- the fusA gene encoding elongation factor G, which codes for MKNDIQKVRNIGISAHIDSGKTTLTERILFYTKRIHAIHDVKGKDGVGATMDSMELEKERGITIASAATFCEWQGHEINIIDTPGHVDFTIEVERSLRVLDGAILVLCSVGGVQSQSITVDQQMKRYKVPCLAFINKCDRSGANPWRVIKQLKEKLGHNAVAMQLPVGLEADLKGIIDLVKMKAIYFDGDNGENVRIEEIPDHLMNEALEKREELIDAASMFSDELMEAALEDRVTEPLLISAVRSGTLARELTPVFMGSAYKNKGIQPLLDAVANLLPSPPDVDNEALDMEDNEKPVILSDSPDDNLVAFAFKLEDGQYGQLTYIRVYQGTLVKGMTMVNVRDGKKVKVGRVARMHADQMEDIDKIEAGYIGALFGIECASGDTFASPGVSLTMTSMFVPEPVISLAIIPQDNKSQINMSKALGRFTREDPTFRTHVSDETNETIIEGMGELHLEVYVERMRREYAAEVSTGKPRVAYRETITRKAEFNYTHKKQTGGAGQFGRVAGYIEPVAEEDFLFENKITGGAIPTQFIGSCEKGFKQSLAKGPKMGFPVTGIKVVINDGASHAVDSSEMAFQAAARGAFKEGYAKAGPVIHEPIMKVVVETPTEFQGAVMGSLNQRRGMIVGAQDEGPMCSVEARIPLAEMFGYSTVLRSLTQGKAQFTMEFNTYKRVPQQIMEELVEKAREEKKNVA
- a CDS encoding cytoplasmic protein, translating into MLKNDLILRNPLRLMGFKAEEILTTGGFGAVLARAGVGKTSFLVQLSLNSLLKNKNVLHISLNDPVNKVNLWYREVLTRIAEQSDIQQTDRLIETILPHRFIMTFRVEGFSVPKLEERLSDLTEQDIFSPQMLIIDGLPFDDSSCELLTQLKNMAQKKSLYVWFTMQTHRDEAMEPGGIPARLIQVADLFEVVVQLQPKGKEIHVKALKGEAADSNYPSLLLDPATMLIKDQSGK
- a CDS encoding diguanylate cyclase, translating into MNHPITNVINKQRKSIFSRVKGQLMDAIFSSRLMQKILKSKIGLMPVLYQKKEILEIANAKLKQTVKELKKTNLKIKNQQNTLIEEERIKVLLQMAGAKAHELNQPLTALLGGIDLIEIDKERPGKLAQHIASVKEAGEKIADVVKKIQTIRHDEIGQHLDKTSTVNIDQKITILSLEDSDDDFEMLNAVLSDYPQISLTRSNSIADALNVLKQNHFDLILLDYLLSDGNGLDFLNRMEKSGLEIPAVVITGQGDEMIAKQVIQAGAYDYLPKNRIGEGSLLRILTNTLEKARLKREIKNAQQKLTTMSIRDELTGLYNRRYFNEVIEKEISRAERYQIDLVLCMIDLDYFKNINDTYGHLAGDMTLSEIAGMLKKCVRESDLCCRYGGEEFTVIMSNTDTNGAEKVSERFRKMVAHRIFQYNSSSFHCTVSVGITAFNPELKQSSTDLVEAADYALYKAKAQGRNRLVAIDTLPGMVK